The following proteins are encoded in a genomic region of Peptococcus niger:
- the carB gene encoding carbamoyl-phosphate synthase large subunit, with product MPLNPELKKVLVIGSGPIVIGQAAEFDYAGTQACRALKEDGLDIVLINSNPATIMTDEAMADHIYIEPLTLETVKRVIEKERPDAVLSTLGGQTGLTLSMQLAKEGFLDKMGVRLLGANPETIDKAEDRQIFKDTMTAIGQPTIASKVVTDVDAALAYADEISYPVIVRPAFTLGGSGGGIADDAQALKEIAQHGIDLSPIGQILVEKCISGWKEIEFEVIRDKDGNAIIVCSMENFDPVGVHTGDSIVIAPAVTMADREFQMLRTAALDIVNALAVEGGCNVQFALHPESYEYAVIEVNPRVSRSSALASKATGYPIAKIATKIAIGYRLDEIQNAVTGCTTAASEPTVDYVAVKFPKWPFDKFIYAKRDLGTQMKATGEVMAIGKSFEQALMKAVRGAEIRHDTLADAGLRAMSDDDLHALTAKATDLRLFACYESLRRGVSVDDLHALTMIDEWFLNGLLRLAKYEEAITGQALTDASYVTGKKLGYTDKTLAALSGHDLPMTLKPVYHMVDTCAGEYKAETPYFYSAFYTEAEGALDEAAEHTRNGQKKRVVVFGSGPIRIGQGIEFDYSSVHSVWALKNLGYEVIIINNNPETVSTDFDTADRLYFEPVTWEDVKPILDLEQPVGVVVAYGGQTAIKLTGELAKAGIPIIGTSADGIDMAEDRERFDNLLSELNIKRPAGHTVFTEEEALKAARNIGYPVLMRPSYVLGGQNMIIAWNDADIREYMTVIINAGEAENPILIDKYLSGIEVEVDAITDGQDVLIPGILEHVERTGIHSGDSIAVYPAPNIRPKVAMQILEHTKALCRGLGVIGLANIQYIVYGNDVYVIEVNPRASRTVPYISKVTGVPMIDLATRVSLGEKLTDLGYGTGIYPASTHIAVKIPVFSFEKLIDVDTHLGPEMKSTGEVLGIGKTLLEALYKGLIGAGYRLTKEGGVFISVRDSDKNEIAPIAKKFFNQGFDIYATTGTAKVLRAVGIQVTEVDKMHEGTSENAWALLESHKVDYIISTSTRGRDPERDSVIMRRKAVSLGIPTLTSLDTANALIDSIAGDFTEENTGLVDIKSL from the coding sequence ATGCCACTGAATCCGGAATTAAAAAAAGTACTCGTCATCGGTTCCGGTCCAATCGTCATCGGACAAGCAGCGGAATTTGACTATGCCGGGACCCAGGCTTGCCGAGCCTTAAAAGAAGATGGCCTGGACATTGTCCTGATCAACTCTAACCCGGCAACGATCATGACCGATGAAGCCATGGCCGACCACATTTACATTGAACCGCTGACCTTGGAAACGGTCAAACGGGTCATTGAAAAAGAACGACCGGATGCGGTCTTATCCACCCTAGGCGGTCAAACCGGGCTGACCCTATCCATGCAACTGGCCAAAGAAGGCTTCTTGGATAAAATGGGCGTTCGCCTCTTGGGCGCCAACCCGGAAACCATTGATAAGGCTGAAGACCGGCAAATTTTCAAAGACACCATGACCGCCATCGGCCAGCCAACCATCGCCTCTAAAGTGGTCACGGATGTGGACGCCGCCCTGGCCTATGCAGATGAAATCAGCTACCCGGTGATTGTCCGGCCGGCCTTCACCTTAGGCGGAAGCGGTGGCGGCATCGCCGATGACGCCCAGGCCTTAAAAGAAATTGCCCAGCACGGCATTGACCTCTCCCCCATTGGGCAAATTTTAGTTGAAAAGTGCATCTCCGGCTGGAAAGAAATTGAATTTGAAGTTATCCGCGACAAAGATGGCAACGCCATCATCGTCTGCTCCATGGAAAACTTTGACCCGGTCGGCGTTCACACCGGCGATTCCATCGTTATCGCTCCGGCCGTTACCATGGCCGATCGGGAATTTCAAATGCTGCGCACTGCCGCCTTGGATATCGTCAACGCCTTAGCCGTTGAAGGCGGTTGCAACGTTCAGTTTGCCCTACACCCGGAAAGCTACGAGTACGCCGTTATCGAAGTGAATCCCCGCGTCTCCCGCTCTTCCGCTTTGGCCAGTAAGGCCACCGGCTACCCGATTGCCAAAATCGCCACGAAGATCGCCATCGGCTATCGCTTGGACGAAATTCAAAACGCCGTCACCGGCTGCACCACTGCTGCCAGTGAGCCGACGGTAGACTATGTGGCCGTTAAATTCCCCAAATGGCCCTTTGATAAATTCATCTATGCCAAGCGGGACTTAGGCACCCAAATGAAAGCCACCGGTGAAGTCATGGCCATTGGCAAAAGCTTTGAACAAGCCTTGATGAAGGCGGTCCGGGGGGCTGAAATTCGTCACGATACGCTGGCAGATGCCGGTCTGCGCGCCATGAGCGATGACGACCTGCACGCGCTTACCGCCAAAGCCACGGACCTGCGGCTCTTTGCCTGCTATGAAAGCCTGCGCCGCGGGGTCAGTGTTGACGACCTGCACGCCCTAACCATGATTGACGAATGGTTCCTGAACGGTTTGCTCCGCCTGGCCAAGTACGAAGAGGCCATCACCGGTCAAGCCTTAACCGATGCCAGCTATGTCACCGGCAAAAAACTGGGTTATACAGACAAGACCCTAGCTGCCTTATCCGGCCACGACTTGCCGATGACCCTGAAACCGGTCTACCACATGGTCGATACCTGCGCCGGCGAATACAAGGCTGAAACCCCTTATTTTTACTCTGCCTTCTACACCGAGGCCGAAGGCGCCTTGGATGAAGCGGCAGAACACACCCGCAACGGCCAAAAGAAACGCGTCGTGGTCTTCGGGTCCGGTCCGATCCGCATCGGTCAGGGCATTGAGTTTGACTACTCCAGCGTGCATTCCGTCTGGGCTTTGAAAAACCTGGGCTATGAAGTCATCATCATCAACAACAACCCGGAAACCGTTTCCACCGACTTTGACACGGCCGACCGCCTCTATTTTGAACCGGTCACCTGGGAAGACGTCAAGCCCATCTTGGATTTGGAACAGCCTGTCGGTGTCGTCGTCGCATACGGCGGACAAACGGCCATTAAGTTGACCGGGGAATTGGCCAAAGCCGGTATCCCCATCATCGGCACTTCTGCCGACGGCATTGATATGGCGGAAGACCGGGAACGGTTTGACAACCTATTAAGCGAATTGAACATCAAGCGCCCTGCCGGACACACCGTCTTTACTGAAGAAGAGGCCCTAAAGGCCGCCCGCAACATCGGCTACCCGGTGCTCATGCGCCCCTCTTACGTCCTAGGCGGTCAAAATATGATCATCGCTTGGAATGATGCTGACATCCGCGAATACATGACGGTCATCATCAACGCCGGCGAAGCGGAAAACCCAATCTTAATTGACAAGTACCTCTCCGGTATTGAAGTCGAAGTCGATGCCATCACCGATGGCCAAGACGTCCTCATTCCAGGCATCTTGGAACACGTTGAACGCACCGGGATCCACTCCGGCGACTCCATCGCCGTTTACCCGGCGCCCAACATTCGCCCAAAAGTTGCCATGCAGATTCTGGAACACACCAAGGCCCTCTGCCGCGGCTTAGGCGTCATCGGTTTGGCCAATATCCAATACATCGTCTACGGCAATGACGTCTACGTCATCGAGGTCAATCCACGGGCCTCCCGCACCGTGCCCTACATTTCAAAGGTCACCGGCGTGCCGATGATTGATCTGGCAACCCGCGTCTCCTTAGGCGAAAAATTAACCGACCTCGGTTACGGCACCGGCATCTACCCGGCCAGTACGCACATCGCTGTAAAAATCCCCGTCTTCAGCTTTGAAAAGCTCATTGACGTGGATACCCACCTGGGGCCGGAAATGAAATCCACCGGGGAAGTGCTCGGCATCGGCAAAACCTTATTGGAAGCCCTCTACAAGGGGCTAATCGGCGCCGGTTACCGGCTGACCAAAGAAGGCGGCGTCTTCATCAGCGTCCGCGATTCGGACAAAAATGAAATCGCCCCCATTGCGAAAAAATTCTTCAACCAAGGCTTTGACATCTACGCCACCACCGGCACGGCCAAAGTCCTGCGTGCCGTCGGCATCCAAGTCACCGAAGTGGACAAGATGCACGAGGGTACCTCTGAAAATGCCTGGGCCCTCCTGGAAAGCCACAAGGTGGACTACATCATCTCCACCTCCACCCGTGGCCGCGACCCGGAGCGCGACTCAGTCATCATGCGCCGCAAGGCCGTCAGCCTGGGCATCCCCACCCTGACCTCTCTTGATACGGCCAACGCCCTCATCGACAGCATCGCCGGCGATTTCACCGAAGAAAACACCGGCTTAGTCGATATTAAATCCCTGTAA
- a CDS encoding carbamoyl phosphate synthase small subunit — MREKAILLLSDGSRFEGRSVGAEGTVIADMVFTTGVVGYLEGLTDPAHEGQILVQTFPLIGNYGIAEADLSSPKATVRGYVVGELSDTPSNFRSEGDLPSFLKKEGLVAISGIDTRSLTKLLRSRGKVQAVLTTDPAQASVDAITGRATSQLPQAQKDSIFPTCRGTADRQVILWDLGATQGLFEALQQFDRPVCAAPRDSDADALLAQHPAGVVISDGPGDLADHQDLVPVIRALIDAQIPLLGIGLGHLLLAQAQGLAVTPLIPSHHGAQSVRDKETNALFLTNQSNHETVALESLDTSIASLRYQCVNDQTCAGLDYKNAPAIGVQFRPEGRAGVLDGLQVLERFYQLGEA, encoded by the coding sequence ATGCGCGAAAAAGCCATTTTATTGCTCTCTGACGGCAGTCGCTTTGAAGGGCGGTCTGTCGGCGCTGAAGGAACCGTCATCGCCGATATGGTTTTTACCACCGGTGTTGTCGGTTATCTTGAAGGCCTTACCGATCCTGCCCACGAAGGACAAATTCTGGTGCAGACCTTTCCTCTGATTGGTAATTACGGTATTGCTGAAGCAGACTTATCCTCACCGAAGGCGACTGTTCGCGGTTATGTCGTCGGCGAATTGAGCGATACCCCTTCCAACTTTCGTTCTGAGGGTGATTTGCCATCTTTCCTTAAAAAAGAAGGCCTTGTTGCCATTAGCGGTATTGATACCCGGTCTTTAACAAAATTGTTGCGCAGCCGCGGAAAAGTCCAAGCTGTATTAACCACCGATCCAGCACAAGCATCTGTAGATGCCATTACCGGTCGGGCAACGTCACAACTGCCGCAAGCGCAGAAAGACTCCATATTCCCGACCTGTCGTGGCACTGCCGACCGACAGGTTATTTTATGGGATTTGGGCGCAACCCAGGGGCTCTTTGAAGCCTTACAGCAATTTGACCGACCCGTTTGTGCCGCACCGCGAGATAGCGATGCCGATGCCCTCCTGGCCCAGCACCCGGCAGGCGTCGTCATTTCTGACGGTCCGGGGGACCTTGCAGACCACCAGGACCTGGTTCCGGTCATTCGCGCCCTCATCGATGCACAGATTCCTCTCTTGGGCATCGGCTTGGGTCATTTGCTGCTGGCACAGGCCCAAGGGCTGGCGGTTACCCCGCTGATTCCCTCTCACCATGGCGCCCAATCGGTACGCGATAAAGAAACGAACGCGCTCTTTTTAACCAACCAAAGCAACCATGAAACAGTTGCCCTGGAAAGTCTGGACACGTCCATTGCCAGCTTGCGCTATCAGTGTGTCAACGACCAGACCTGTGCCGGCTTGGATTATAAAAACGCACCTGCCATCGGCGTACAGTTCCGGCCGGAAGGCAGAGCCGGCGTGCTGGACGGTTTGCAAGTGCTCGAACGTTTTTATCAATTAGGGGAGGCCTAA
- a CDS encoding radical SAM protein: MQSFFDTAIIAAISKGGIVIKTLNRYGIVAEKDPREIVLLRGKGCAWSACRYCDYHLDRSADADANYAINAAALAQVDGRYGHLEAVNSGSFCDLDDRSMNAVLDTCRAKNISKLTIECHWRDRESLPPLRDRCRRQGLELKVSSGIETFDGLVREAYLNKGIPADITPAQLAEHFDQTCLLFGLPGQHLAQMVQDLAIGLTYFDRVTLNIFTPNTRAIKPDPAVIDTFKTHILPLIKDNPRVDILMQNTDFGIG; this comes from the coding sequence TTGCAAAGTTTTTTTGATACTGCTATCATAGCAGCGATATCAAAAGGAGGAATTGTCATTAAAACCTTAAACCGATACGGCATTGTTGCAGAAAAAGATCCGCGCGAAATCGTCTTATTGCGTGGCAAGGGCTGCGCCTGGAGCGCTTGCCGTTACTGCGACTACCATTTGGACCGTTCTGCCGATGCCGACGCCAATTATGCGATAAACGCCGCCGCTTTGGCCCAGGTCGACGGCCGCTATGGTCATCTGGAAGCGGTCAATTCCGGCTCTTTCTGCGATTTGGATGACCGCAGCATGAATGCCGTTTTAGACACCTGCCGGGCCAAAAACATCAGCAAACTGACGATAGAATGCCATTGGCGCGATCGGGAAAGCCTCCCACCCCTCCGGGACCGCTGCCGCCGGCAAGGGCTTGAACTTAAAGTCAGCAGCGGCATCGAAACTTTTGACGGTTTGGTCCGCGAAGCCTATCTGAACAAGGGCATTCCGGCAGACATTACCCCGGCGCAGCTGGCCGAGCATTTTGATCAGACTTGTCTGCTTTTCGGGCTTCCCGGACAGCATTTGGCACAAATGGTCCAGGACCTGGCCATTGGATTAACCTATTTTGACCGGGTCACGCTCAATATTTTTACGCCCAATACCCGGGCCATCAAACCGGATCCGGCGGTGATTGACACTTTTAAGACCCATATTCTTCCCCTCATCAAAGACAACCCCCGCGTGGATATTTTAATGCAAAATACCGATTTTGGCATCGGTTAG
- the rapZ gene encoding RNase adapter RapZ, with protein sequence MQAEKKFVIVTGLSGAGKTQASKVLEDMGYFCVDNLPSPLISRFADLIVTSEGNINKVCLVVDLRDESFLDSIDEALAYLHAIGINYDIIFLEASDEVLVRRFKESRRSHPQSKDGSLLSGIRLEREALSHLRDLAQTVIDTSQLTNAELRQTLLDGLKPRDFRIGVTLTSFGFKHGIPIDADIIMDVRFMANPYYVPELRELTGRDPAVQKYIHDRPETQRFLRHFSDLILELLPEYMQEGKNQLSIGIGCTGGQHRSIAMTIALARRLTENGYDVTVNHRDH encoded by the coding sequence ATGCAGGCAGAGAAAAAATTTGTCATCGTCACCGGACTTTCCGGTGCCGGTAAAACGCAGGCCAGTAAAGTCCTGGAAGATATGGGCTATTTCTGTGTGGACAATCTGCCGTCGCCACTCATTTCCCGATTTGCAGATTTAATTGTGACAAGCGAGGGCAACATCAATAAAGTCTGTCTGGTGGTTGATTTACGTGATGAATCATTCCTGGACAGTATTGATGAAGCGCTCGCTTATTTGCATGCCATCGGGATTAACTACGATATTATTTTTCTGGAAGCTTCCGATGAAGTTTTGGTCCGTCGGTTTAAAGAATCGCGGCGGAGCCATCCGCAAAGTAAAGACGGTTCCTTGCTCTCAGGCATTCGCCTGGAGCGTGAGGCCTTGTCCCATTTGCGAGACCTGGCTCAAACCGTTATTGATACGAGCCAGTTGACCAACGCCGAATTGCGGCAAACGCTTTTGGATGGACTGAAACCGCGAGACTTTCGCATTGGTGTGACGCTCACGTCTTTTGGCTTCAAGCACGGGATCCCCATTGATGCGGACATCATTATGGATGTTCGTTTTATGGCGAACCCCTACTATGTTCCGGAACTGCGGGAGCTGACCGGGCGCGATCCGGCGGTGCAAAAGTACATTCATGACCGTCCTGAGACACAGCGGTTTTTGCGCCATTTTTCCGATTTGATTTTAGAACTCTTGCCGGAGTATATGCAAGAAGGCAAAAATCAGTTGTCCATCGGCATTGGCTGTACCGGCGGACAGCACCGGTCGATCGCCATGACCATTGCATTGGCGCGGCGTTTAACGGAAAATGGATATGATGTGACGGTTAACCATCGGGATCATTAG
- a CDS encoding gluconeogenesis factor YvcK family protein, with the protein MKPRVRLSRWLSPGLGLKRWAILGGIALGLVVLGLWSMVNNRTAKQFTYDAVHFLQLNLPDLTFWQGLICVLVGIVLMVYSSMQLSGRFKGLKGSNFDAYYEETIQANGPKIVVIGGGTGLSVLLRGLKQYTSNLTAAVTVGDDGGSSGILRETFDVIPVGDIRNCIVALADEQDVMEKLFSYRFAKGEGLKGHSLGNLLLLGLTAVQGNFQDAVANIDQVLHISGRVLPITMAPLTLVAKMNDGRRIVGERHITDSEAAIDKLSIRPANAEVLPEVLEAIAEADAIVLGPGSLYTSVIPNLCVGGVTEALAKARGKVFYVCNVMTQPGETTHYTVGDHLAAILRHSADGLVDYILADDGSVPESVPLADFITGGGERVSIDADRIKSMGAELVAAPLVSQENPFRHESGRLAKALMETLYDDHNFRLQRGLIKSYWDWQTYKHRKELDM; encoded by the coding sequence TTGAAACCGCGCGTGCGATTATCAAGGTGGCTTTCGCCGGGACTGGGTCTCAAACGTTGGGCAATTCTCGGCGGAATTGCGCTGGGGCTGGTGGTGTTGGGCTTGTGGTCTATGGTGAATAACCGAACCGCCAAGCAATTCACCTATGATGCGGTCCACTTTTTACAACTGAATCTTCCGGACCTTACCTTTTGGCAAGGTCTCATTTGTGTGCTGGTCGGCATTGTGTTGATGGTCTACAGCAGCATGCAGTTGTCCGGTCGCTTTAAAGGCTTGAAGGGGTCGAACTTTGATGCTTATTATGAAGAAACCATTCAAGCCAACGGGCCTAAGATTGTCGTTATCGGCGGCGGGACGGGCTTGTCCGTCCTCTTGCGTGGGCTGAAACAGTACACGTCTAATTTGACGGCAGCGGTTACGGTTGGAGATGACGGCGGTTCATCAGGCATTTTGCGAGAAACGTTTGACGTGATTCCGGTGGGCGATATTCGCAACTGCATTGTGGCCCTGGCCGATGAACAAGACGTGATGGAGAAATTATTCAGCTATCGCTTTGCCAAGGGCGAGGGGTTGAAGGGTCACAGCTTGGGCAACCTGCTGCTCTTGGGCTTGACGGCGGTACAGGGGAACTTTCAGGATGCGGTGGCCAATATTGATCAAGTGTTGCATATTTCAGGGCGGGTCTTGCCCATTACCATGGCGCCGCTGACCCTGGTGGCAAAAATGAATGACGGCAGACGCATTGTTGGCGAACGGCACATCACCGATTCAGAAGCGGCCATTGACAAGTTGAGCATTCGCCCGGCAAATGCGGAAGTATTGCCGGAGGTGCTGGAGGCCATTGCTGAAGCAGATGCCATCGTGTTGGGGCCGGGAAGCCTTTATACCTCTGTGATACCGAACCTTTGTGTCGGCGGGGTGACGGAGGCCCTGGCAAAGGCGCGCGGCAAAGTTTTCTATGTCTGTAACGTGATGACCCAGCCGGGTGAGACCACCCACTACACGGTGGGGGACCACTTGGCGGCGATTTTGCGCCACAGTGCAGACGGGTTGGTGGATTATATTTTGGCGGATGACGGCTCCGTACCGGAGTCCGTTCCCCTGGCGGATTTTATTACCGGTGGCGGTGAACGGGTGAGCATTGATGCAGACCGCATTAAGAGCATGGGGGCTGAACTGGTGGCGGCACCGCTGGTTTCCCAGGAGAACCCCTTCCGGCATGAATCCGGGCGTTTGGCAAAAGCGCTGATGGAAACCCTGTATGATGATCATAATTTCAGACTGCAGCGTGGCTTGATCAAATCCTACTGGGATTGGCAGACCTACAAGCATCGGAAGGAGCTGGACATGTGA
- the whiA gene encoding DNA-binding protein WhiA encodes MSYSAKVKNELVRLPAQDDGEQVAQLAGIARMDGSILIGSGKRIALVLVSENAAVARQAYSWLRNLFHLQARIEIQRNTKLKKNIRYVVRVPGQPRLKTALTTLGMMNDEGLLFRSDIAPEFTDRDHVRRAYLRGIFLGSGSLTDPQRSYHLELVTQSEEFAEQISALIIGYGIEFRMSYRKENCVLYLKESEQISDFLALVGAHEAVMDLENVRVAKGVRNKVNRLVNCETANMNKAIDAALRQVEMIEAIKAHGDFDKLPRALQQVANLRLQAPEASLKELGELCDPPIGKSGINHRMRRLTEFAKKMGLNGLD; translated from the coding sequence GTGAGCTACTCGGCTAAAGTGAAAAATGAACTGGTCCGCTTACCGGCCCAGGATGATGGTGAACAAGTAGCCCAGTTGGCCGGCATTGCCCGCATGGACGGCTCTATTTTAATCGGTTCCGGTAAGCGCATTGCCCTGGTGCTGGTATCGGAAAATGCGGCAGTTGCGCGTCAGGCCTACAGTTGGCTGAGAAATTTGTTCCACCTACAGGCGCGGATTGAAATTCAGCGCAACACCAAGCTGAAGAAAAACATTCGCTATGTGGTGCGGGTGCCCGGCCAACCGCGCCTGAAAACGGCACTCACCACACTTGGCATGATGAATGACGAGGGGCTGCTCTTCCGGTCCGATATTGCGCCGGAGTTTACCGATCGGGACCACGTGCGTCGGGCCTATTTGCGGGGTATTTTTTTAGGCAGCGGTTCGCTAACAGATCCGCAGCGCAGCTATCACTTGGAGCTGGTCACCCAAAGTGAAGAATTTGCCGAGCAGATCTCCGCCTTGATCATTGGTTACGGCATTGAATTTCGGATGAGTTACCGCAAGGAAAACTGCGTCCTGTACTTAAAAGAAAGTGAACAGATCAGCGACTTTCTGGCCTTGGTTGGCGCCCATGAGGCGGTTATGGATTTGGAGAATGTGCGTGTGGCCAAAGGTGTGCGGAACAAAGTCAACCGCTTGGTCAATTGTGAAACGGCCAATATGAACAAGGCCATTGATGCCGCTTTGCGCCAGGTTGAGATGATAGAGGCCATCAAGGCGCACGGCGATTTCGATAAATTGCCCCGCGCCCTCCAGCAGGTGGCGAACCTGAGGCTCCAGGCCCCGGAGGCCAGCTTAAAAGAACTGGGCGAATTATGTGATCCGCCCATCGGTAAAAGCGGAATCAACCATCGGATGCGACGGCTGACGGAATTTGCAAAAAAAATGGGCCTGAATGGCCTAGACTGA
- a CDS encoding phosphoglycerate kinase: MGKKTVEDCDVRGKRVLLRVDFNVPLDKESGAITNDERIRAALPTIRYLLDKDARLIIMSHLGRPKGQVVDSLRLDPVAARLSELLGQPVAKVDDCIGPVAEAAVAALQPGEALLLENVRFHPEEEKNNHEFIKQLAALGDIFVNDAFGTAHRAHASTEGIGHFLPAVAGFLMKKEISALARAGKRPVRPYVAIIGGAKISDKILVIEELMKIADKLIIGGGMANTFLAAQGYDMQASLVEADKIETAKALLAKQAESGKTFLLPQDVVVGKSLEDAQGEVKAVDALAPGDMALDIGPVTRAAYVAALADAKTIFWNGPMGVFEKDAFAAGTNALAQGVADSSAYTIIGGGDSVAAVEKAGLGDQINHISTGGGASLVFLEGRMLPGLAVLEEREDDPA; the protein is encoded by the coding sequence ATGGGTAAAAAAACAGTTGAAGATTGCGATGTGCGCGGTAAGCGCGTCTTATTACGGGTTGATTTTAATGTACCCTTAGACAAAGAGAGTGGTGCCATCACCAATGATGAGCGCATCCGGGCCGCCTTGCCCACGATTCGTTATTTGCTGGACAAGGATGCCCGCTTGATTATTATGAGCCATTTGGGCCGGCCAAAGGGACAAGTGGTTGACAGTTTGCGCTTAGATCCGGTGGCTGCCCGCCTATCTGAGCTGCTGGGCCAGCCTGTAGCAAAGGTGGATGATTGCATCGGACCGGTGGCAGAAGCGGCGGTAGCGGCTTTGCAGCCTGGAGAAGCCTTGCTTTTAGAAAACGTGCGCTTTCATCCGGAAGAAGAAAAAAACAACCATGAATTTATCAAACAGTTGGCTGCATTAGGCGATATTTTTGTCAATGACGCTTTCGGAACGGCCCACCGTGCCCATGCTTCCACCGAAGGCATCGGTCATTTTTTACCTGCAGTAGCCGGCTTCTTAATGAAAAAAGAAATTTCCGCTCTGGCACGTGCCGGCAAACGGCCAGTGCGCCCTTATGTTGCCATCATCGGCGGTGCGAAAATTTCCGATAAAATTTTAGTCATTGAAGAGCTGATGAAAATTGCCGATAAACTTATCATCGGTGGCGGTATGGCCAATACCTTTTTGGCAGCCCAAGGCTATGATATGCAGGCCTCTTTGGTGGAAGCTGATAAGATTGAAACGGCCAAGGCGCTCTTGGCAAAACAGGCTGAAAGCGGCAAGACCTTTTTGCTGCCGCAAGATGTTGTCGTCGGCAAGAGCCTGGAAGATGCTCAAGGAGAGGTGAAGGCCGTTGATGCGTTAGCGCCTGGCGATATGGCCCTGGACATCGGGCCGGTAACGCGGGCCGCTTATGTGGCCGCCTTGGCCGATGCCAAAACCATTTTCTGGAACGGGCCCATGGGGGTCTTTGAGAAAGACGCTTTTGCAGCAGGAACGAATGCCCTTGCTCAGGGCGTGGCGGACAGCAGCGCCTATACCATCATCGGTGGCGGTGATTCAGTGGCTGCGGTGGAAAAAGCGGGGCTTGGCGATCAAATTAATCACATTTCAACAGGTGGCGGCGCTTCTTTGGTCTTTTTAGAAGGACGCATGCTGCCGGGTTTAGCGGTTTTGGAAGAACGGGAGGATGACCCGGCGTGA
- the tpiA gene encoding triose-phosphate isomerase, with protein sequence MRRLCIMANWKMNKTAEEAAAFFDALPPLPADYDAAVFAPFTALETLSKAPLAGLGLGAQNFHPAASGAFTGEISLGMLAPFGVRYVLTGHSERRELFHERDAFVAEKYWAAVDFGLIPVLCVGESAEVREAGRAKAYTTAQLDAVFGDMSGKTLSKEVIIAYEPIWAIGTGLTATAEDAQDMCAALRAHLAKLLGDKLAAQARILYGGSVKPDNCAALFGQPDIDGGLIGGASLKPESFAALFEKGCAARG encoded by the coding sequence GTGAGACGATTATGCATTATGGCCAATTGGAAAATGAACAAAACTGCAGAGGAAGCAGCGGCCTTCTTTGATGCCCTGCCGCCCCTGCCGGCTGATTACGATGCGGCGGTTTTTGCGCCGTTTACTGCCTTGGAAACCTTGTCCAAAGCGCCCTTGGCAGGCCTTGGACTGGGGGCGCAAAATTTTCACCCGGCTGCGTCCGGCGCCTTTACCGGTGAAATTTCCCTTGGCATGTTGGCTCCCTTCGGCGTCCGCTATGTCTTAACCGGCCATTCGGAACGGCGCGAGCTGTTTCATGAAAGGGATGCCTTTGTGGCAGAAAAATATTGGGCGGCGGTGGATTTCGGCCTGATTCCGGTGCTTTGCGTTGGTGAAAGCGCTGAAGTCCGTGAAGCCGGTCGCGCTAAAGCCTATACCACCGCCCAACTGGATGCGGTTTTCGGTGATATGAGCGGTAAAACCTTGTCGAAAGAAGTCATTATTGCCTATGAACCCATTTGGGCGATTGGGACAGGCTTGACCGCCACTGCTGAAGATGCCCAAGATATGTGTGCCGCTCTGCGGGCTCATCTAGCAAAACTGTTGGGCGACAAGCTGGCGGCTCAGGCCCGCATCCTTTATGGAGGAAGCGTTAAACCGGACAATTGCGCTGCGCTATTCGGTCAGCCGGATATTGATGGCGGCTTGATCGGCGGTGCCTCCCTAAAACCGGAAAGTTTTGCCGCCTTATTTGAGAAGGGGTGTGCCGCCCGTGGCTAA